The following is a genomic window from Chania multitudinisentens RB-25.
CCACATCACGTTGGCACGCACCGCGTAGTTTTCCGGCTCCGCCAGCGCCCGTGGGCCATCTTCCAGCAGCGTGAGTAGCAGGCCTTCAGCGAAACGATCCTGCACTTTGGCATCGACCGGGTAAGTCAGATATTGCTCAATAGTATGCACAAAGGCATCTACTACACCGTTAGCGATCTGGCGTGGCGGCAGCGAATAGGTCACCGTTGGGTCCAGCACGGCAAACTTTGGTTGCACATACGATGAGTGGAAATGCTGTTTATCACCGCTGTTTTTACGAGTGATCACCGCACCGATGTTGGATTCGGAGCCAGTGGCAGGCAAGGTTAACACGCAGCCCAATGGGATCGCGCCAGTGACTTCACGGCCTACGGTTTTCAAGATATGCCATGGATCGCGATCGGCGGTGTAATGGGCGGCGGCGGCGATAAATTTGGTGCCGTCAACCACGGAACCTCCGCCGACGGCCAGCAGGAAATCGATATTTTCCGCCCGCACAAGCTCTACCGCTTTCATCAGCGTTTCATAAGTAGGGTTCGGTTCAATGCCGGAGAATTCCTGTACGTTGCGGCCCGCTAGCGCGGAATAGACCTGATCCAGCACGCCATTTTTTTTCACACTGCCACCGCCGTAAGTGATCAGGATGTGGGCTTTTGCCGGGATCTGTTGAGCCAATCCGGCAATCTGGTTTTTACCGAACAGGATTTTGGTGGGGGTATGGAGAACAAAGTTTTGCATGATCGGTTTCTCTCAGGTATCAGGAAAGTGCCAGGGGGCGCAAAAAATAACTGAAATGTATTGTCAGTAACTTAGCGCAATCACACAATGCTCATTCCTGTTGATGTCTTGCCTATTTCTGCTGGTTGCTGTAAGAAAAAGAGGTTTTTCACCCTTATTTATGCTGGATCATTCTGGCTGTAGGAAGGATTGTGACTGAAATTGATGAGCTGCGTGGCCGTATGGCGCGCCAGGCAATGCATTTTGCCAAGGCCAAAGGCTATACCTCTTCGCCGGTACCAAAGGTGAAAATCCTGTACGTTGACGATTATTGGCCGCGCCAGCCGGTGATGTACGAGCCCGGTATTGTGATCAT
Proteins encoded in this region:
- the yqhD gene encoding alcohol dehydrogenase, translated to MQNFVLHTPTKILFGKNQIAGLAQQIPAKAHILITYGGGSVKKNGVLDQVYSALAGRNVQEFSGIEPNPTYETLMKAVELVRAENIDFLLAVGGGSVVDGTKFIAAAAHYTADRDPWHILKTVGREVTGAIPLGCVLTLPATGSESNIGAVITRKNSGDKQHFHSSYVQPKFAVLDPTVTYSLPPRQIANGVVDAFVHTIEQYLTYPVDAKVQDRFAEGLLLTLLEDGPRALAEPENYAVRANVMWSATLALNGLIGAGVPQDWATHMLGHELTAMHGLDHAQTLAIVLPALLVEKKTQKRAKLLQYAERVWGLRDGSEDSRIDAAIAATRAFFETMGVPTRLSDYQLDGSSIPALLDKLHQHGMTALGEHQDITLEVSQRIYQAAR